The genomic region GTTATTCCGATAACTGTTGGCCGGGATAAATCCATTAAACTTATTAAAGAAGCTTTCAAAGGCGGACGTATCATTGGAGTTGTATCTCAGAAAAATGATAAGGTAGAGGAGCCAACATTGGAAGATCTTAATAAAGTGGGAACAGTAGCGCATATCCTGCGCATGTTCCAGATGCCCGATGGAAATACAACAGCCATCATCCGCGGTAAAAAGCGTTTTGAAATAAAAGAGTTGACAGAAACCGAGCCTTACCTGAAGGCTACAATTAAGCCATTTGAAGAGATAAAACCCGCTAAAGGCGATAAAGAATTTGAAGCGCTTGTTTCGACTGCAAAGGATCTTGCCTTACAGGTCATTAAACTCTCTCCGCACATTCCTTCGGAGGCGGGCTTCGCTATCCGCAATATTGAAAGTGCATCTTTTTTGGTGAATTTTATTTCATCAAATATGAATGCTCCTGTGATTGAAAAGCAGAAGATGCTTGAAGTTGCGGATCTGAAACAGCGTGTCAGCCTGTTGCTTGAGCAATTGACCAAGGAGCAGCAAATGCTGGAATTAAAAAACCAGATACAAACCAAAGTTAAGGTCGATATCGATCGCCAGCAGCGTGAATATTTTTTGCAGCAGCAGATGAAAACCATCCAGGAAGAGTTGGGCGACAATGGCAATGAGCAGGAAATAGATGAGATGCACAAACGTGCAAAGGATAAAAAGTGGAGTAAAGAGGTTGCGAAAACATTTACTAAGGAGATCAATAAGTTAGAGCGCATGAATCCGAATGCGGCAGAGTATTCGGTGCAGATGAATTACCTGGAAGTGTTGCTCGATCTGCCATGGGACACATATACTACCGATAAATTTGATTTGAGAAAGGCTTCTAAAATTCTCGACCGCGATCATTTTGGTTTGGAAAAAGTAAAGGAGCGTATATTGGAACACCTTGCAGTATTGAAATTGAAAGGCAATATGAAGGCGCCTATCCTTTGCCTGTACGGCCCTCCAGGTGTAGGTAAAACATCATTAGGGAAATCGGTGGCCGAAGCATTGGGAAGAAAATACGTTCGTATGTCGTTAGGCGGATTGAAAGATGAATCGGAGATACGCGGACATCGTAAAACATACATTGGCGCTATGCCGGGACGTATTTTGCAAAATGTAAAAAAAGCCGGCACCTCAAATCCTGTGTTTATATTGGATGAGATCGATAAAGTGGGAAATGATTTTCATGGCGATCCATCTTCAGCTTTGCTGGAGGTATTGGATCCTGAGCAAAACAGTACCTTTTACGATAACTATGTGGAACTTGATTACGACCTGTCGAAAGTGATGTTCATTGCAACTGCAAACTCGTTAAGCACTGTTCAATCCGCTTTACGCGATCGGATGGAAATCATTGAAGTGAGCGGTTACACGGTAGAGGAGAAGATAGAGATCGCGAAGCGCCACCTCTTGCCTAAGCAACTGGAAGAACACGGTGTTAAGGCAAAACAGATCACATTGAGCGATGCGCTCATTGAAAATATAATTGAGAACTACACACGTGAATCGGGTGTGCGCGGATTGGAAAAACAAATTGCGCGTATTGTGCGCTATGCAGCAAAAAGTATTGCGATGAACGATACGTACAAAAGCAGTCCGAAAGAAGCTGACCTTGCAAAAATACTGGGACCTGCTCATGAAAAGGATAAATACCAGGGTAATGATGTAGCTGGTGTTGTAACAGGACTTGCATGGACACCTGTTGGCGGGGATATTTTATTTATTGAGACCAGCCTGAGTCGTGGTACCGGAAAACTTACGTTGACCGGTAACCTGGGCGATGTAATGAAAGAAAGCGCCACCCTCGCATTGGAATATTTAAAGTCACACAGCAGTATTTTAAAACTCGATCCGAAGGTGTTTGATCAATGGAACGTACATATTCACGTGCCTGAAGGTGCGACGCCAAAAGACGGTCCGAGCGCGGGTATAGCAATGTTTACTGCATTAGCGAGCGCGTTCACTCAGCGTAAAGTGAAAAAGGAAATAGCGATGACAGGAGAAATCACCCTTCGTGGCCGTGTGTTGGCTGTAGGCGGCATCAAAGAAAAGATACTTGCCGCTAAACGTGCCGGCATCAAGGAAATTATTTTGTGTAAAGAGAATCAGAAAGACATTGAAGAAATAAAATCATCTTATCTGAAGGGTTTGAAATTTCATTATGTTGAAAAAATGATCGATGTGGTGAAACTTGCGCTCCTGAATGAGAAAGTGAAGGATGCGGTGGACTTGAGGGTGGTGAAGGGGAAGGCTAAGAGGGAAAAGTAATTCCAAAACTATTTCTGTCCCGTAAAATTCTACAATGATTAGACTGACAATATTAATATTTCTTATAATGATGTCAGGCTGTGTAATGGACAGTTTTGACAATAGATTAATAATCGTTAATAATTCGAAATTAGAATATACTACACTTTTGAATTTGGAAATCAAGACAAGCATAACCAAATTTTCACCTCAAATTAAAAGTCTAAATGGAGGCGAGGAAAATGGGATGATAACTTTGCCTGACAGTATTATTAAAACATCAATGTATTATGAATTTGTAAAAAATAATTGCAAATCGTGCAAGAATTATTTAAAACCAAAGGATACAATATCTATTGGTTAACAAACATTAATTGGGAAAAAAGAGTAAAAGAAGAAAAAAGGCTCGGGATATATTTTTTCAAGCGGATACAGTTGAGTTGAATGATTGGTCTGAAATTCAAAGACGGTATAAGATTTTAGAACGGAAGGAATTGACTTTAGATGAATTGAATAGGCAGAATTGGAGAGTAGTATACTCCGGTAAATAATCCTTGGCTTACATTTATCCCAAACACTGCTCGGCAACCATTAAACAACCCCTGTTTTTTGATCCCGTTTTCGTATATTTGTATCCATGTCTAAGATCCGTGTCGGTAATAAACAAAATGCAGTTCTCAATGGGGAGTGGGCGGGTCATGTGCGTCGAAGTTGGAAAAAACTAACTTCCGGAATACGTCGTAATGAATCTAAACGTATTAAACGTGAGGCCATTAAAGAAACTTGTAAAATTTATTTGTAAGGTAAATGAGCAACAAAAAAATATTTAAAACAATCAAATCTACAGTTCAGGCATTTCTGCCTGACGCTAAGGTATTGTTGTTTGGTTCGAGAGCAAGAGGGGATGCCGGTATCGATAGCGATTTTGATGTTTTGGTAATTACAAAGAATGAATTTAAGGACAGGGAGAAAATTAACTGGCAAGGCAAGATTAGGAAGGCGCTTATTAATGCCTTAGATGCACCATTTGATATATTAGTAAATAGTGAGGAGGATTTATCTAAAAAAGGAAAACTACCCGGACACCTTTTACGAACAGCTTCAAAAGAAGGTGTTTTTCTATGAATGATGATTTTTTTGTAACTTTGGAATATGCAAAAGCAAACAGCAACAGTAGACAAGGTACTTGATTTGATCATGAGGTTGGATTACTTTTCCCGTGAAATGGTACTTGATATTCTCAAAAGCCGCCAGATCGAAGAACGGAGAAATGAGATATCAAAAAATGCCCGCAGCGCAAAGGCGGACTTTGTAAAGGGGAAAATAAAGCCTATGACATCCGGAGAAGTTATTGGAAGATTAAGCTCGATTTGATAGTTTCTTTATGTCATCCCGCCGGAAAATAATTCTCTCCAAATCGTTTGAAAAATCTCACAAAAAATTCGTAAAAGGAAATTTTGTTTTGCAAGAATCCATTGCGAAAACAATTCGCTTGATGGAGGCGGGTGTTTTTTCCCCGAATCTCAAATCCCATAAACTGAGTGGTAATTTATACGGATTACTGGCATGTTCATGTGGATATGATCGCCGTATTATTTTCACTATTGAAAAGCATTCAGGACAAGAGGTGGTTTTGTTGATTGATATTGGAACTCATTCGGAAGTTTACTGAGGCTCACAAATAATCACAACCCGAAACCTTTTATCATTTCCCCTGCAAACTCTGCGCTTTCTGCATATATTGGTCAGAAGTGGCTTTGTCACCCTTATTCAGATACGAGGTGCTAAGAATGTAGTAAGCCGAAATATAATTCGGATCGATCTGTATTATAGTTGCCGCGGCTTTTATAGCTGCTTCAAAATTTCCTTTAATGCCGCTGGCAACCGCGAGATCTTCAAGGTAAACAATATTGTTAGGTTCAAGTTCAACGGCTTTGTTTAGCCAGGGCAAAGCATCATCTATTTTATTCATTTGTTTGCCGTAAATCACACCGATCTTATGGTAGGCCATTGCCTCATTGGGCTGCAATTGCAGGCCCTGTTTATACCATATTATGGCAGAGTCCGGTATGTTGGCTTTGGAATAGGCCTCTGCTAAATTAAACAGGCACCTGAATTGATTCGGACGGAGGGCATTTGCTTTCAGCAGATTTTCTTTTGCCAGAACGGGCATGTTGTTTTCCATTTGCACGATCGCGATGTTGTACAGGGCTTCCACATTGCCGCCGCCTTTGTATTGAAAGGCTTTAAGGTAGGCATCCATAGCGGTATTGAAATCGGCACGATTATATTTGTAGGACGCGTTCCCTAACAGCAGCCATGCATCGGAGTTAGTAGGATATATGTTGATCGCGGCATGCAGGTTGTCGATCGATTCGCGCAGCATTTCTTTTCGTTTTAATGTGTCGGGCTCTTTGTCGGATTCTTCTATCAGTAATCCGCCGAATGTGGTATGCGCTTTCGATGAGTTAGGAGATGATTTTACATCGGTTTGCAGTAAAGTGAAATTTGTTTTCCAGGCGGAATTGCGGGTAAAGGTTTTTAATGAGAACAAAACTGAAACTATAGAAATAATGATCAAAGCGGTATTTGCTGTTATTTTGTTTTTATCCAATTGCAGTACCAGCAGGTATGCCAGGGCGATACAGAAACCCAGCGATGGCATAAAAATAAATCGTTCGTTCATCAGCACACCAACAGTGAAAAGTAAATTCGATACGATGGAAAATGTAATGAAGTAAAACAATAGTCCGAATGATAAAATACTTTTCCTGCGAAGCAGCATTACGCCGTACACTGCGAGGCCGGCATTAATAAGCAATGAGGCGATCGTTTTAATAGAGGTGAACCCAACATAAGGAATTTCATTAT from Bacteroidota bacterium harbors:
- a CDS encoding glycosyltransferase family 39 protein — its product is MTKKGKHKKNKNNSPEPEVIEVAENLESQLTEAPRYSPRLPYIFLFVITCLIYSNTLWNKYAIDDAIVLTENNFTKKGFAGIKDLMTHDAFEGFFGARGSTLIQGGRYRPLSLVTFAIEYELWGLNPAYSHGVNILLFALTCVLIFYLLSLLAGTQQSARPFYLTWPFIAALLYAVHPIHTEAVANIKGRDEIMAMLLATAALIFSVKYVKTNKLSDLLIGAAIYCLALLSKENTITFLAIVPLSYYIFTDANKKQYIIGIAAFVIPSVLFMFIRSQYAPTGILQESSEVLNNPFALATTEQRYATIVLTWLYYVKLLFIPHPLSHDYYYNEIPYVGFTSIKTIASLLINAGLAVYGVMLLRRKSILSFGLLFYFITFSIVSNLLFTVGVLMNERFIFMPSLGFCIALAYLLVLQLDKNKITANTALIIISIVSVLFSLKTFTRNSAWKTNFTLLQTDVKSSPNSSKAHTTFGGLLIEESDKEPDTLKRKEMLRESIDNLHAAINIYPTNSDAWLLLGNASYKYNRADFNTAMDAYLKAFQYKGGGNVEALYNIAIVQMENNMPVLAKENLLKANALRPNQFRCLFNLAEAYSKANIPDSAIIWYKQGLQLQPNEAMAYHKIGVIYGKQMNKIDDALPWLNKAVELEPNNIVYLEDLAVASGIKGNFEAAIKAAATIIQIDPNYISAYYILSTSYLNKGDKATSDQYMQKAQSLQGK
- a CDS encoding nucleotidyltransferase domain-containing protein — protein: MSNKKIFKTIKSTVQAFLPDAKVLLFGSRARGDAGIDSDFDVLVITKNEFKDREKINWQGKIRKALINALDAPFDILVNSEEDLSKKGKLPGHLLRTASKEGVFL
- the lon gene encoding endopeptidase La, with the translated sequence MDKGFDFEGLNLSQVVDDDTEFIPLLTSEDEDVMNAEKIPDVLAILPLRNTVLFPGVVIPITVGRDKSIKLIKEAFKGGRIIGVVSQKNDKVEEPTLEDLNKVGTVAHILRMFQMPDGNTTAIIRGKKRFEIKELTETEPYLKATIKPFEEIKPAKGDKEFEALVSTAKDLALQVIKLSPHIPSEAGFAIRNIESASFLVNFISSNMNAPVIEKQKMLEVADLKQRVSLLLEQLTKEQQMLELKNQIQTKVKVDIDRQQREYFLQQQMKTIQEELGDNGNEQEIDEMHKRAKDKKWSKEVAKTFTKEINKLERMNPNAAEYSVQMNYLEVLLDLPWDTYTTDKFDLRKASKILDRDHFGLEKVKERILEHLAVLKLKGNMKAPILCLYGPPGVGKTSLGKSVAEALGRKYVRMSLGGLKDESEIRGHRKTYIGAMPGRILQNVKKAGTSNPVFILDEIDKVGNDFHGDPSSALLEVLDPEQNSTFYDNYVELDYDLSKVMFIATANSLSTVQSALRDRMEIIEVSGYTVEEKIEIAKRHLLPKQLEEHGVKAKQITLSDALIENIIENYTRESGVRGLEKQIARIVRYAAKSIAMNDTYKSSPKEADLAKILGPAHEKDKYQGNDVAGVVTGLAWTPVGGDILFIETSLSRGTGKLTLTGNLGDVMKESATLALEYLKSHSSILKLDPKVFDQWNVHIHVPEGATPKDGPSAGIAMFTALASAFTQRKVKKEIAMTGEITLRGRVLAVGGIKEKILAAKRAGIKEIILCKENQKDIEEIKSSYLKGLKFHYVEKMIDVVKLALLNEKVKDAVDLRVVKGKAKREK
- a CDS encoding type II toxin-antitoxin system YafQ family toxin, which codes for MSSRRKIILSKSFEKSHKKFVKGNFVLQESIAKTIRLMEAGVFSPNLKSHKLSGNLYGLLACSCGYDRRIIFTIEKHSGQEVVLLIDIGTHSEVY